In Carassius auratus strain Wakin chromosome 49, ASM336829v1, whole genome shotgun sequence, one DNA window encodes the following:
- the LOC113066174 gene encoding activated CDC42 kinase 1-like isoform X3, which translates to MQSEEGTEWLMELLTDVQLQQYFMRIRDELNVTRLSHFDYVKNEDLEKIGMGRPGQRRLWEAVKRRRAMCKRKSWMSKSLCLGQQVFTGKRPDSDSQTPGVFRSSSPSSVQPDGQPANLTCIISDRDLTLYEKLGDGSFGVVKRGEWQAPSGRVLSVAVKCLKTDLLEQEEGLDDFIREVNAMHSLDHHNLIRLYGVVLTHPMKMVTELAPLGSLLDRLRKRQGHILISVLCHYTVQIACGMAYLESRRFIHRDLAARNILLASNDLIKIGDFGLMRALPKNDDHYVMQEHHKVPFAWCAPESLKTRTFSHASDTWMFGVTLWEMFTHGQEPWVGLNGSQILHKIDREGERLIKPEDCPQDIYNVMLQCWSPKPEDRPTFVSLRDFLVETMPTDMRALQDFDEPDKLKIHANDIITIIEGRAENYWWRGQNRQTLKVGQFPRNVVTSVAGLSAHDISRPLKHSFIHTGHGDTDPHRSWGAPDKIDDLYLGNPMDPPDVLGMDLNATKPTKLPNRSKKQPPPRPPKPAVLLKKPFYDSVLDDDDDLIVTGVKKLSLKTSTYLGLRLRPWESTSLSDRLSEVSLIDFGDDSFSSSSPSPITETPNPITAKPPASYAASILDMAPPQSPIRALPNPMHPTPVADWEMWPLPPLPAYDDVAVECAEQEDIEVSSINATVSQEDNISQSEDDVKIDSKHNMEDNLFLPTKHGEETHSFTQSADIFKELQREVMVKLRVPPAGRSLPSSPLPTPSALTPHRQIILPCSYEDKPQIPPRIPIPPMRPSKRPGIYGSSLSVSLGDNEDRSRCPPQIPPRDHALSQPNSRAPSPMAPQGGSPQQRSSLCCVGSLGSCLSPSSYSSAPSSSSAMSYTSTATTTSSQYGSTEVAQTPAKSPCIVPIVYGGVKASSTHYYLLPEKPAYLDKYDRFLKDSEGNVEKKTTNMATVRPMVQQQVNKANTSPSYTSGPSNSGTSNSLAWSSSTLAGAYNRVTLQQVQEAVHGVTVEECQTALQTHGWNAQEAVKYLKVEQLFRLGLKARPECVEALERCSWNLEQASTQMLDSYGPSRHRI; encoded by the exons ATGCAGTCTGAAGAGGGAACCGAGTGGCTCATGGAGCTGCTCACCGACGTGCAGCTCCAGCAGTACTTTATGCGTATTCGTGATGAGCTCAATGTCACACGTCTCTCACACTTTGACTATGTCAAAAATGAGGACCTTGAAAAGATTGGCATGGGCCGACCAG GTCAAAGACGGCTATGGGAGGCAGTGAAAAGGAGAAGGGCCATGTGCAAAAGGAAGTCATGGATGAGCAAG TCTCTGTGCTTGGGCCAGCAGGTGTTCACTGGGAAGCGGCCTGACTCGGATTCCCAGACCCCAGGGGTGTTCCGCAGCTCATCCCCATCCTCAGTTCAACCAGACGGACAGCCAGCCAATCTCACCTGCATCATCAGTGACAGAGACCTCACGCTCTACGAGAAACTGGGAGATGGCTCTTTCGGAGTGGTGAAACGTGGAGAATGGCAGGCCCCGTCTGGAAGAGTG CTGAGTGTGGCTGTGAAGTGCCTGAAGACAGACCTGTTGGAACAGGAAGAAGGTTTAGATGACTTCATAAGGGAGGTTAACGCCATGCATTCCCTGGACCACCACAATCTTATTCGTCTCTATGGTGTTGTCCTCACACACCCCATGAAGATG gtgacaGAACTTGCCCCATTGGGTTCATTGTTAGACCGCTTGAGGAAGCGTCAGGGTCATATTTTGATATCAGTACTGTGCCATTACACCGTTCAGATCGCCTGTGGCATGGCGTACCTGGAGTCCCGACGATTCATTCACAGAGACCTGGCTGCACGCAACATCCTTTTAGCCTCCAACGACCTTATCAAAATTGGTGACTTTGGCCTAATGAGGGCCTTGCCTAAAAACGATGATCATTATGTGATGCAGGAGCATCACAAAGTCCCTTTTGCCTG GTGTGCTCCAGAAAGCCTAAAGACCCGAACCTTCTCCCATGCCAGTGATACTTGGATGTTTGGAGTAACACTGTGGGAAATGTTCACTCATGGGCAGGAACCTTGGGTTGGACTCAATGGTAGCCAG ATTCTCCATAAGATCGATAGGGAGGGAGAGAGGCTTATCAAACCAGAGGACTGTCCACAGGACATTTATAACGTCATGCTGCAGTGCTGGTCGCCCAAACCTGAAGACAGGCCAACATTTGTGTCCCTCAGGGACTTCCTTGTGGAG ACAATGCCCACTGACATGAGGGCGCTGCAGGACTTTGATGAGCCAGACAAACTTAAAATTCATGCTAACGACATCATCACCATAATTGAGGGAAG AGCAGAGAACTACTGGTGGAGGGGTCAGAACAGACAGACCCTGAAAGTAGGACAGTTCCCTAGGAATGTGGTGACCTCTGTGGCTGGTCTGTCTGCTCATGACATCAGCCGACCTCTCAAGCACAGTTTCATCCACACAGGCCATGGAGACACGGATCCACACCGTAGCTGGGGTGCCCCTGACAAGATTGATGA TCTGTACCTTGGTAATCCCATGGATCCACCAGATGTTCTTGGGATGGATTTAAATGCAACAAAGCCCACTAAACTTCCAAACCGGTCTAAAA AACAACCTCCTCCTAGACCTCCTAAACCAGCCGTTCTTCTTAAGA AACCATTTTATGACTCTGTGCTGGATGACGATGATGATTTGATAGTGACAGGTGTGAAGAAGCTCTCTCTTAAGACCTCCACATACCTGGGTTTGCGTCTCCGCCCTTGGGAAAGCACTAGTCTGAGTGACCGCCTTAGCGAAGTCTCACTCATTGACTTTGGAGATGATAGCTTCAGCTCATCATCACCCTCCCCCATTACCGAGACCCCCAATCCCATCACAGCAAAGCCACCTGCATCCTACGCTGCTTCCATCTTGGATATGGCGCCACCGCAGAGCCCCATTCGAGCGCTGCCCAACCCCATGCACCCAACTCCAGTGGCGGATTGGGAAATGTGGCCCCTGCCTCCTCTTCCGGCCTACGACGATGTGGCCGTGGAGTGTGCAGAGCAAGAAGACATAGAAGTGAGCTCCATAAATGCAACCGTGTCACAGGAAGACAATATATCTCAGTCAGAAGATGATGTTAAAATTGATAGTAAACACAACATGGAGGACAATCTCTTTCTTCCAACCAAGCATGGTGAGGAAACCCACTCCTTTACACAATCAGCAGACATCTTTAAGGAGCTACAAAGGGAGGTGATGGTGAAGCTTCGGGTCCCTCCGGCTGGACGTTCCCTCCCTTCTTCACCCCTCCCGACTCCTTCAGCTCTCACCCCACACCGCCAGATCATCCTACCCTGCTCCTATGAGGACAAGCCTCAAATCCCTCCAAGAATCCCCATCCCACCCATGCGTCCATCTAAGCGGCCAGGGATATACGGCAGCAGTTTGTCAGTTTCCCTTGgagacaatgaagacaggagccgATGTCCGCCTCAGATACCCCCGAGGGATCATGCTCTATCTCAACCCAACTCTCGGGCACCAAGCCCCATGGCGCCCCAAGGTGGCTCCCCTCAGCAAAGATCCAGCCTCTGTTGCGTTGGATCCTTGGGTTCCTGCCTGTCCCCATCGTCATATTCTTCCGCGCCATCCAGCTCCTCCGCCATGTCTTATACTTCGACGGCCACCACTACAAGTTCTCAGTACGGCTCTACTGAAGTGGCCCAGACTCCAGCTAAGAGTCCATGCATCGTTCCTATCGTGTACGGTGGTGTGAAGGCCAGCAGCACTCATTATTACTTGCTACCTGAGAAACCAGCATACCTGGACAAGTATGACAGGTTCTTAAAGGACTCTGAGGGAAATGTggagaaaaaaacaaccaatATGGCCACTGTGAGACCCATGGTTCAACAGCAAGTTAACAAGGCCAACACTTCGCCTAGCTACACCAGTGGGCCATCCAACAGTGGGACCTCTAATAGTCTGGCCTGGTCCAGCAGCACCCTAGCAGGTGCCTACAACCGTGTCACACTCCAACAA GTGCAGGAAGCAGTACATGGAGTGACTGTGGAGGAATGTCAAACGGCCCTTCAGACACACGGCTGGAATGCTCAGGAGGCCGTGAAATATCTTAAG GTGGAGCAGTTGTTTCGACTGGGTTTGAAGGCTCGGCCTGAATGTGTGGAAGCTCTGGAGAGATGTAGCTGGAATCTAGAGCAAGCCAGCACCCAAATGCTGGACTCCTACGGTCCATCTAGACATAG GATCTAA
- the LOC113066174 gene encoding activated CDC42 kinase 1-like isoform X2 yields MAAGSDYQRQYDAKDEPDGGDMQSEEGTEWLMELLTDVQLQQYFMRIRDELNVTRLSHFDYVKNEDLEKIGMGRPGQRRLWEAVKRRRAMCKRKSWMSKVFTGKRPDSDSQTPGVFRSSSPSSVQPDGQPANLTCIISDRDLTLYEKLGDGSFGVVKRGEWQAPSGRVLSVAVKCLKTDLLEQEEGLDDFIREVNAMHSLDHHNLIRLYGVVLTHPMKMVTELAPLGSLLDRLRKRQGHILISVLCHYTVQIACGMAYLESRRFIHRDLAARNILLASNDLIKIGDFGLMRALPKNDDHYVMQEHHKVPFAWCAPESLKTRTFSHASDTWMFGVTLWEMFTHGQEPWVGLNGSQILHKIDREGERLIKPEDCPQDIYNVMLQCWSPKPEDRPTFVSLRDFLVETMPTDMRALQDFDEPDKLKIHANDIITIIEGRAENYWWRGQNRQTLKVGQFPRNVVTSVAGLSAHDISRPLKHSFIHTGHGDTDPHRSWGAPDKIDDLYLGNPMDPPDVLGMDLNATKPTKLPNRSKKQPPPRPPKPAVLLKKPFYDSVLDDDDDLIVTGVKKLSLKTSTYLGLRLRPWESTSLSDRLSEVSLIDFGDDSFSSSSPSPITETPNPITAKPPASYAASILDMAPPQSPIRALPNPMHPTPVADWEMWPLPPLPAYDDVAVECAEQEDIEVSSINATVSQEDNISQSEDDVKIDSKHNMEDNLFLPTKHGEETHSFTQSADIFKELQREVMVKLRVPPAGRSLPSSPLPTPSALTPHRQIILPCSYEDKPQIPPRIPIPPMRPSKRPGIYGSSLSVSLGDNEDRSRCPPQIPPRDHALSQPNSRAPSPMAPQGGSPQQRSSLCCVGSLGSCLSPSSYSSAPSSSSAMSYTSTATTTSSQYGSTEVAQTPAKSPCIVPIVYGGVKASSTHYYLLPEKPAYLDKYDRFLKDSEGNVEKKTTNMATVRPMVQQQVNKANTSPSYTSGPSNSGTSNSLAWSSSTLAGAYNRVTLQQVQEAVHGVTVEECQTALQTHGWNAQEAVKYLKVEQLFRLGLKARPECVEALERCSWNLEQASTQMLDSYGPSRHRI; encoded by the exons ATGGCGGCGGGCTCAGACTATCAACGGCAATATGATGCAAAAGATGAG CCGGACGGTGGAGACATGCAGTCTGAAGAGGGAACCGAGTGGCTCATGGAGCTGCTCACCGACGTGCAGCTCCAGCAGTACTTTATGCGTATTCGTGATGAGCTCAATGTCACACGTCTCTCACACTTTGACTATGTCAAAAATGAGGACCTTGAAAAGATTGGCATGGGCCGACCAG GTCAAAGACGGCTATGGGAGGCAGTGAAAAGGAGAAGGGCCATGTGCAAAAGGAAGTCATGGATGAGCAAG GTGTTCACTGGGAAGCGGCCTGACTCGGATTCCCAGACCCCAGGGGTGTTCCGCAGCTCATCCCCATCCTCAGTTCAACCAGACGGACAGCCAGCCAATCTCACCTGCATCATCAGTGACAGAGACCTCACGCTCTACGAGAAACTGGGAGATGGCTCTTTCGGAGTGGTGAAACGTGGAGAATGGCAGGCCCCGTCTGGAAGAGTG CTGAGTGTGGCTGTGAAGTGCCTGAAGACAGACCTGTTGGAACAGGAAGAAGGTTTAGATGACTTCATAAGGGAGGTTAACGCCATGCATTCCCTGGACCACCACAATCTTATTCGTCTCTATGGTGTTGTCCTCACACACCCCATGAAGATG gtgacaGAACTTGCCCCATTGGGTTCATTGTTAGACCGCTTGAGGAAGCGTCAGGGTCATATTTTGATATCAGTACTGTGCCATTACACCGTTCAGATCGCCTGTGGCATGGCGTACCTGGAGTCCCGACGATTCATTCACAGAGACCTGGCTGCACGCAACATCCTTTTAGCCTCCAACGACCTTATCAAAATTGGTGACTTTGGCCTAATGAGGGCCTTGCCTAAAAACGATGATCATTATGTGATGCAGGAGCATCACAAAGTCCCTTTTGCCTG GTGTGCTCCAGAAAGCCTAAAGACCCGAACCTTCTCCCATGCCAGTGATACTTGGATGTTTGGAGTAACACTGTGGGAAATGTTCACTCATGGGCAGGAACCTTGGGTTGGACTCAATGGTAGCCAG ATTCTCCATAAGATCGATAGGGAGGGAGAGAGGCTTATCAAACCAGAGGACTGTCCACAGGACATTTATAACGTCATGCTGCAGTGCTGGTCGCCCAAACCTGAAGACAGGCCAACATTTGTGTCCCTCAGGGACTTCCTTGTGGAG ACAATGCCCACTGACATGAGGGCGCTGCAGGACTTTGATGAGCCAGACAAACTTAAAATTCATGCTAACGACATCATCACCATAATTGAGGGAAG AGCAGAGAACTACTGGTGGAGGGGTCAGAACAGACAGACCCTGAAAGTAGGACAGTTCCCTAGGAATGTGGTGACCTCTGTGGCTGGTCTGTCTGCTCATGACATCAGCCGACCTCTCAAGCACAGTTTCATCCACACAGGCCATGGAGACACGGATCCACACCGTAGCTGGGGTGCCCCTGACAAGATTGATGA TCTGTACCTTGGTAATCCCATGGATCCACCAGATGTTCTTGGGATGGATTTAAATGCAACAAAGCCCACTAAACTTCCAAACCGGTCTAAAA AACAACCTCCTCCTAGACCTCCTAAACCAGCCGTTCTTCTTAAGA AACCATTTTATGACTCTGTGCTGGATGACGATGATGATTTGATAGTGACAGGTGTGAAGAAGCTCTCTCTTAAGACCTCCACATACCTGGGTTTGCGTCTCCGCCCTTGGGAAAGCACTAGTCTGAGTGACCGCCTTAGCGAAGTCTCACTCATTGACTTTGGAGATGATAGCTTCAGCTCATCATCACCCTCCCCCATTACCGAGACCCCCAATCCCATCACAGCAAAGCCACCTGCATCCTACGCTGCTTCCATCTTGGATATGGCGCCACCGCAGAGCCCCATTCGAGCGCTGCCCAACCCCATGCACCCAACTCCAGTGGCGGATTGGGAAATGTGGCCCCTGCCTCCTCTTCCGGCCTACGACGATGTGGCCGTGGAGTGTGCAGAGCAAGAAGACATAGAAGTGAGCTCCATAAATGCAACCGTGTCACAGGAAGACAATATATCTCAGTCAGAAGATGATGTTAAAATTGATAGTAAACACAACATGGAGGACAATCTCTTTCTTCCAACCAAGCATGGTGAGGAAACCCACTCCTTTACACAATCAGCAGACATCTTTAAGGAGCTACAAAGGGAGGTGATGGTGAAGCTTCGGGTCCCTCCGGCTGGACGTTCCCTCCCTTCTTCACCCCTCCCGACTCCTTCAGCTCTCACCCCACACCGCCAGATCATCCTACCCTGCTCCTATGAGGACAAGCCTCAAATCCCTCCAAGAATCCCCATCCCACCCATGCGTCCATCTAAGCGGCCAGGGATATACGGCAGCAGTTTGTCAGTTTCCCTTGgagacaatgaagacaggagccgATGTCCGCCTCAGATACCCCCGAGGGATCATGCTCTATCTCAACCCAACTCTCGGGCACCAAGCCCCATGGCGCCCCAAGGTGGCTCCCCTCAGCAAAGATCCAGCCTCTGTTGCGTTGGATCCTTGGGTTCCTGCCTGTCCCCATCGTCATATTCTTCCGCGCCATCCAGCTCCTCCGCCATGTCTTATACTTCGACGGCCACCACTACAAGTTCTCAGTACGGCTCTACTGAAGTGGCCCAGACTCCAGCTAAGAGTCCATGCATCGTTCCTATCGTGTACGGTGGTGTGAAGGCCAGCAGCACTCATTATTACTTGCTACCTGAGAAACCAGCATACCTGGACAAGTATGACAGGTTCTTAAAGGACTCTGAGGGAAATGTggagaaaaaaacaaccaatATGGCCACTGTGAGACCCATGGTTCAACAGCAAGTTAACAAGGCCAACACTTCGCCTAGCTACACCAGTGGGCCATCCAACAGTGGGACCTCTAATAGTCTGGCCTGGTCCAGCAGCACCCTAGCAGGTGCCTACAACCGTGTCACACTCCAACAA GTGCAGGAAGCAGTACATGGAGTGACTGTGGAGGAATGTCAAACGGCCCTTCAGACACACGGCTGGAATGCTCAGGAGGCCGTGAAATATCTTAAG GTGGAGCAGTTGTTTCGACTGGGTTTGAAGGCTCGGCCTGAATGTGTGGAAGCTCTGGAGAGATGTAGCTGGAATCTAGAGCAAGCCAGCACCCAAATGCTGGACTCCTACGGTCCATCTAGACATAG GATCTAA
- the LOC113066174 gene encoding activated CDC42 kinase 1-like isoform X1, producing the protein MAAGSDYQRQYDAKDEPDGGDMQSEEGTEWLMELLTDVQLQQYFMRIRDELNVTRLSHFDYVKNEDLEKIGMGRPGQRRLWEAVKRRRAMCKRKSWMSKSLCLGQQVFTGKRPDSDSQTPGVFRSSSPSSVQPDGQPANLTCIISDRDLTLYEKLGDGSFGVVKRGEWQAPSGRVLSVAVKCLKTDLLEQEEGLDDFIREVNAMHSLDHHNLIRLYGVVLTHPMKMVTELAPLGSLLDRLRKRQGHILISVLCHYTVQIACGMAYLESRRFIHRDLAARNILLASNDLIKIGDFGLMRALPKNDDHYVMQEHHKVPFAWCAPESLKTRTFSHASDTWMFGVTLWEMFTHGQEPWVGLNGSQILHKIDREGERLIKPEDCPQDIYNVMLQCWSPKPEDRPTFVSLRDFLVETMPTDMRALQDFDEPDKLKIHANDIITIIEGRAENYWWRGQNRQTLKVGQFPRNVVTSVAGLSAHDISRPLKHSFIHTGHGDTDPHRSWGAPDKIDDLYLGNPMDPPDVLGMDLNATKPTKLPNRSKKQPPPRPPKPAVLLKKPFYDSVLDDDDDLIVTGVKKLSLKTSTYLGLRLRPWESTSLSDRLSEVSLIDFGDDSFSSSSPSPITETPNPITAKPPASYAASILDMAPPQSPIRALPNPMHPTPVADWEMWPLPPLPAYDDVAVECAEQEDIEVSSINATVSQEDNISQSEDDVKIDSKHNMEDNLFLPTKHGEETHSFTQSADIFKELQREVMVKLRVPPAGRSLPSSPLPTPSALTPHRQIILPCSYEDKPQIPPRIPIPPMRPSKRPGIYGSSLSVSLGDNEDRSRCPPQIPPRDHALSQPNSRAPSPMAPQGGSPQQRSSLCCVGSLGSCLSPSSYSSAPSSSSAMSYTSTATTTSSQYGSTEVAQTPAKSPCIVPIVYGGVKASSTHYYLLPEKPAYLDKYDRFLKDSEGNVEKKTTNMATVRPMVQQQVNKANTSPSYTSGPSNSGTSNSLAWSSSTLAGAYNRVTLQQVQEAVHGVTVEECQTALQTHGWNAQEAVKYLKVEQLFRLGLKARPECVEALERCSWNLEQASTQMLDSYGPSRHRI; encoded by the exons ATGGCGGCGGGCTCAGACTATCAACGGCAATATGATGCAAAAGATGAG CCGGACGGTGGAGACATGCAGTCTGAAGAGGGAACCGAGTGGCTCATGGAGCTGCTCACCGACGTGCAGCTCCAGCAGTACTTTATGCGTATTCGTGATGAGCTCAATGTCACACGTCTCTCACACTTTGACTATGTCAAAAATGAGGACCTTGAAAAGATTGGCATGGGCCGACCAG GTCAAAGACGGCTATGGGAGGCAGTGAAAAGGAGAAGGGCCATGTGCAAAAGGAAGTCATGGATGAGCAAG TCTCTGTGCTTGGGCCAGCAGGTGTTCACTGGGAAGCGGCCTGACTCGGATTCCCAGACCCCAGGGGTGTTCCGCAGCTCATCCCCATCCTCAGTTCAACCAGACGGACAGCCAGCCAATCTCACCTGCATCATCAGTGACAGAGACCTCACGCTCTACGAGAAACTGGGAGATGGCTCTTTCGGAGTGGTGAAACGTGGAGAATGGCAGGCCCCGTCTGGAAGAGTG CTGAGTGTGGCTGTGAAGTGCCTGAAGACAGACCTGTTGGAACAGGAAGAAGGTTTAGATGACTTCATAAGGGAGGTTAACGCCATGCATTCCCTGGACCACCACAATCTTATTCGTCTCTATGGTGTTGTCCTCACACACCCCATGAAGATG gtgacaGAACTTGCCCCATTGGGTTCATTGTTAGACCGCTTGAGGAAGCGTCAGGGTCATATTTTGATATCAGTACTGTGCCATTACACCGTTCAGATCGCCTGTGGCATGGCGTACCTGGAGTCCCGACGATTCATTCACAGAGACCTGGCTGCACGCAACATCCTTTTAGCCTCCAACGACCTTATCAAAATTGGTGACTTTGGCCTAATGAGGGCCTTGCCTAAAAACGATGATCATTATGTGATGCAGGAGCATCACAAAGTCCCTTTTGCCTG GTGTGCTCCAGAAAGCCTAAAGACCCGAACCTTCTCCCATGCCAGTGATACTTGGATGTTTGGAGTAACACTGTGGGAAATGTTCACTCATGGGCAGGAACCTTGGGTTGGACTCAATGGTAGCCAG ATTCTCCATAAGATCGATAGGGAGGGAGAGAGGCTTATCAAACCAGAGGACTGTCCACAGGACATTTATAACGTCATGCTGCAGTGCTGGTCGCCCAAACCTGAAGACAGGCCAACATTTGTGTCCCTCAGGGACTTCCTTGTGGAG ACAATGCCCACTGACATGAGGGCGCTGCAGGACTTTGATGAGCCAGACAAACTTAAAATTCATGCTAACGACATCATCACCATAATTGAGGGAAG AGCAGAGAACTACTGGTGGAGGGGTCAGAACAGACAGACCCTGAAAGTAGGACAGTTCCCTAGGAATGTGGTGACCTCTGTGGCTGGTCTGTCTGCTCATGACATCAGCCGACCTCTCAAGCACAGTTTCATCCACACAGGCCATGGAGACACGGATCCACACCGTAGCTGGGGTGCCCCTGACAAGATTGATGA TCTGTACCTTGGTAATCCCATGGATCCACCAGATGTTCTTGGGATGGATTTAAATGCAACAAAGCCCACTAAACTTCCAAACCGGTCTAAAA AACAACCTCCTCCTAGACCTCCTAAACCAGCCGTTCTTCTTAAGA AACCATTTTATGACTCTGTGCTGGATGACGATGATGATTTGATAGTGACAGGTGTGAAGAAGCTCTCTCTTAAGACCTCCACATACCTGGGTTTGCGTCTCCGCCCTTGGGAAAGCACTAGTCTGAGTGACCGCCTTAGCGAAGTCTCACTCATTGACTTTGGAGATGATAGCTTCAGCTCATCATCACCCTCCCCCATTACCGAGACCCCCAATCCCATCACAGCAAAGCCACCTGCATCCTACGCTGCTTCCATCTTGGATATGGCGCCACCGCAGAGCCCCATTCGAGCGCTGCCCAACCCCATGCACCCAACTCCAGTGGCGGATTGGGAAATGTGGCCCCTGCCTCCTCTTCCGGCCTACGACGATGTGGCCGTGGAGTGTGCAGAGCAAGAAGACATAGAAGTGAGCTCCATAAATGCAACCGTGTCACAGGAAGACAATATATCTCAGTCAGAAGATGATGTTAAAATTGATAGTAAACACAACATGGAGGACAATCTCTTTCTTCCAACCAAGCATGGTGAGGAAACCCACTCCTTTACACAATCAGCAGACATCTTTAAGGAGCTACAAAGGGAGGTGATGGTGAAGCTTCGGGTCCCTCCGGCTGGACGTTCCCTCCCTTCTTCACCCCTCCCGACTCCTTCAGCTCTCACCCCACACCGCCAGATCATCCTACCCTGCTCCTATGAGGACAAGCCTCAAATCCCTCCAAGAATCCCCATCCCACCCATGCGTCCATCTAAGCGGCCAGGGATATACGGCAGCAGTTTGTCAGTTTCCCTTGgagacaatgaagacaggagccgATGTCCGCCTCAGATACCCCCGAGGGATCATGCTCTATCTCAACCCAACTCTCGGGCACCAAGCCCCATGGCGCCCCAAGGTGGCTCCCCTCAGCAAAGATCCAGCCTCTGTTGCGTTGGATCCTTGGGTTCCTGCCTGTCCCCATCGTCATATTCTTCCGCGCCATCCAGCTCCTCCGCCATGTCTTATACTTCGACGGCCACCACTACAAGTTCTCAGTACGGCTCTACTGAAGTGGCCCAGACTCCAGCTAAGAGTCCATGCATCGTTCCTATCGTGTACGGTGGTGTGAAGGCCAGCAGCACTCATTATTACTTGCTACCTGAGAAACCAGCATACCTGGACAAGTATGACAGGTTCTTAAAGGACTCTGAGGGAAATGTggagaaaaaaacaaccaatATGGCCACTGTGAGACCCATGGTTCAACAGCAAGTTAACAAGGCCAACACTTCGCCTAGCTACACCAGTGGGCCATCCAACAGTGGGACCTCTAATAGTCTGGCCTGGTCCAGCAGCACCCTAGCAGGTGCCTACAACCGTGTCACACTCCAACAA GTGCAGGAAGCAGTACATGGAGTGACTGTGGAGGAATGTCAAACGGCCCTTCAGACACACGGCTGGAATGCTCAGGAGGCCGTGAAATATCTTAAG GTGGAGCAGTTGTTTCGACTGGGTTTGAAGGCTCGGCCTGAATGTGTGGAAGCTCTGGAGAGATGTAGCTGGAATCTAGAGCAAGCCAGCACCCAAATGCTGGACTCCTACGGTCCATCTAGACATAG GATCTAA